One genomic region from Granulicatella adiacens ATCC 49175 encodes:
- a CDS encoding TlyA family RNA methyltransferase, protein MEKERVDILVVQQGLTDSREKAKRLVMAGQIVDAVNHNRYDKPGEKIPVTSSLMIKGEPLKYVSRGGLKLEKALKEFDVSVDGKILLDIGASTGGFTDAALQDGAKQSYALDVGYNQLDYKLRQDDRVVVMERMNFRFATPDDFTKGQPDVASIDVSFISLKLILPPLKPILKEVGDVLVLIKPQFEAGRERIGKKGIVSDPKVHEDVLVDILSFSEQIGFTVEKVTYSPITGGSGNIEFLAHLRNTAPNEVRSFEELARETVKEAQRLKK, encoded by the coding sequence ATGGAAAAAGAACGTGTGGATATTCTGGTCGTCCAACAAGGATTGACGGATTCCAGAGAAAAAGCAAAACGTCTTGTCATGGCTGGACAGATTGTGGATGCAGTGAATCATAACCGATACGATAAACCAGGGGAGAAAATTCCTGTAACGAGTTCATTGATGATTAAAGGAGAACCGTTAAAGTACGTCTCTCGTGGCGGCTTGAAATTAGAAAAAGCCTTAAAAGAATTCGATGTCAGTGTCGATGGAAAGATTTTATTAGATATTGGTGCATCTACTGGTGGATTTACAGATGCGGCCTTACAAGACGGGGCAAAACAAAGTTACGCACTCGATGTGGGCTATAACCAATTAGATTACAAACTACGCCAAGATGATCGTGTTGTTGTCATGGAGCGAATGAATTTTCGTTTCGCTACACCAGATGATTTTACAAAAGGACAACCGGATGTAGCATCCATCGACGTGTCGTTTATCTCGTTGAAACTGATTTTACCGCCATTAAAACCAATTCTAAAAGAAGTCGGCGACGTGCTTGTATTGATTAAACCACAATTCGAAGCAGGTCGTGAACGCATTGGGAAAAAAGGAATTGTCAGCGATCCAAAAGTCCATGAAGATGTATTAGTGGATATTTTAAGCTTCAGTGAACAAATCGGATTTACTGTAGAAAAAGTAACGTATTCACCAATCACTGGTGGAAGTGGAAATATTGAATTTTTAGCGCATTTAAGAAATACGGCTCCAAATGAGGTTCGTTCATTTGAAGAACTCGCGCGTGAGACGGTTAAAGAAGCGCAACGATTAAAAAAGTAA
- the recN gene encoding DNA repair protein RecN, whose translation MTNLIQEIYIKNFAIIEEVQCTFEKGMTVLTGETGAGKSIIIDAVGLLIGERASLEMIRYGEEKSLIQGVFRIEDPAVVEKLQEFGVEVVEDELMIQRELLQNGKSNCRINGQLATVALLKQIGPYLIDIHGQNEHFLLLNEEKHLGLLDEFAHHQMGSLMAEYDEAYAKVVAAKQELRALQTAEKEDAQRVDMLKFQLQEIEEANIYVGEEEQLSEEKEYFTHFQKIQTALQTALGALEGEEYSSIDAIGEATREVESLESISTSFKALSTQMSEAYYQLQDAASAIRHEIENAEFDEERLAFIEERLDVYYQLKRKYGDDAEEILAFQDKARDALNKIENKETLIAETEKVLKQATLEAFAIAEKISIIRREVAKRLEADIVSELHGLYMENAQFAIQFETSDSLLETGIDIVEFYISTNKGEPLKPLSKIVSGGELSRITLAMKSIFTKEQLVGTIIFDEVDTGVSGRVAQAIASKMHYISEYAQVLSITHLPQVASMADTHIHIEKVEEGERTHTILKVMNETERTEEIARMLSGTTITALTLENAKELLQISNAIKQENDTRAEGERK comes from the coding sequence GTGACGAACTTGATTCAAGAGATTTATATTAAGAATTTTGCCATTATCGAAGAAGTTCAGTGTACGTTTGAAAAAGGAATGACGGTTTTAACCGGTGAAACGGGCGCTGGGAAATCAATTATTATTGATGCGGTGGGCCTATTAATTGGTGAACGTGCATCGCTTGAGATGATTCGTTATGGTGAAGAAAAATCCTTGATTCAAGGGGTATTCCGAATTGAGGATCCAGCCGTTGTTGAAAAGCTGCAAGAATTCGGGGTTGAAGTCGTTGAAGATGAATTAATGATTCAACGTGAATTATTGCAAAATGGAAAATCAAACTGTCGCATTAATGGTCAGTTAGCTACAGTAGCGCTCCTCAAACAAATCGGACCTTACTTAATAGATATTCATGGCCAAAATGAGCATTTCCTCTTATTAAACGAAGAGAAACACTTAGGGCTATTAGATGAGTTCGCACATCATCAAATGGGTTCATTAATGGCCGAGTACGATGAAGCATACGCTAAAGTGGTTGCTGCCAAACAAGAGCTTAGAGCCTTGCAAACAGCAGAAAAAGAAGACGCACAACGAGTAGATATGTTGAAATTCCAATTGCAAGAAATTGAAGAAGCTAATATTTATGTGGGAGAAGAAGAGCAGTTAAGCGAAGAAAAAGAATACTTTACGCATTTCCAAAAAATCCAAACGGCTCTTCAGACAGCTTTAGGTGCACTTGAAGGTGAAGAATATTCAAGCATTGATGCCATCGGAGAAGCTACTCGTGAAGTGGAAAGTTTAGAGTCAATTTCAACAAGCTTTAAGGCACTTTCTACGCAAATGAGCGAGGCTTACTATCAACTGCAAGATGCTGCAAGTGCGATTCGTCATGAAATCGAAAATGCCGAATTTGATGAAGAACGCCTTGCTTTTATTGAAGAGCGTCTTGATGTTTACTATCAATTAAAACGAAAATATGGGGATGATGCAGAAGAGATTCTAGCCTTCCAAGATAAAGCCAGAGACGCTTTGAATAAGATTGAAAATAAAGAGACTTTAATCGCTGAAACTGAAAAAGTGTTGAAGCAGGCCACTCTTGAAGCCTTTGCGATTGCAGAGAAGATTTCAATTATTCGTCGTGAAGTGGCTAAACGCTTAGAAGCAGATATTGTGAGCGAATTGCACGGTCTCTACATGGAGAATGCGCAATTTGCCATTCAATTTGAAACTTCAGATAGCTTACTCGAAACCGGGATTGACATCGTTGAGTTTTACATTTCAACGAATAAAGGGGAACCGTTGAAGCCTCTTAGCAAGATTGTCTCTGGTGGGGAGTTGTCTCGTATTACCTTAGCGATGAAATCCATCTTCACGAAAGAACAACTTGTTGGAACAATTATTTTTGACGAAGTGGATACAGGTGTCAGCGGACGTGTGGCGCAGGCGATTGCTTCGAAGATGCACTATATTTCAGAATACGCTCAAGTGTTGAGTATTACGCATTTACCACAAGTGGCAAGTATGGCGGATACGCATATTCATATTGAAAAAGTCGAAGAAGGCGAACGGACACATACGATTCTAAAAGTGATGAACGAAACAGAACGTACCGAAGAAATCGCACGTATGCTTTCAGGTACAACGATTACCGCATTAACACTTGAAAATGCAAAAGAATTATTACAAATTTCAAACGCGATTAAACAAGAAAATGATACACGAGCAGAAGGTGAACGCAAATGA
- a CDS encoding glycerophosphodiester phosphodiesterase, with protein sequence MTKIFAHRGSKGTHPENTLASFREAVLVGSDGIELDVHLTKDGQLVVVHDETVDRTTNGTGEIRNLTLAEIKAMDAGSWFKNDFAGEKIPTLDEVLHLLKELNFNGQLNIELKTDIIQYEGLVEKCLALQSTEAWPFVIFYSSFNPYTLVELKKMKPDQEIGLLFESVEWANKGDAMLEKESYHPDLKLLDWTLKWNTNQLPLRVWTVNEDTDINRCFELNIEAIFTDYPQKALQLKENYER encoded by the coding sequence ATGACAAAAATCTTTGCACATAGAGGGAGTAAAGGAACGCATCCAGAAAACACACTCGCATCTTTTAGAGAAGCGGTACTTGTCGGTAGTGACGGCATTGAACTTGATGTCCATTTAACAAAGGATGGACAGTTAGTCGTGGTTCATGATGAAACGGTTGACCGTACAACCAATGGTACTGGTGAAATCAGAAACTTAACGCTAGCAGAAATTAAAGCAATGGATGCAGGAAGTTGGTTTAAGAACGATTTTGCAGGTGAGAAGATTCCAACGCTAGACGAAGTACTTCACTTATTAAAAGAATTGAACTTTAACGGGCAATTAAATATCGAGCTAAAAACAGATATTATTCAATATGAAGGACTCGTTGAGAAATGTCTCGCGCTTCAAAGTACCGAGGCGTGGCCATTTGTAATTTTCTATTCTAGCTTTAATCCATATACACTAGTTGAGCTCAAAAAGATGAAGCCAGATCAAGAAATTGGACTTCTCTTTGAGTCAGTTGAGTGGGCAAATAAAGGTGATGCCATGCTTGAAAAAGAATCGTATCATCCTGATTTGAAGTTGCTTGATTGGACGCTTAAATGGAATACGAATCAGTTGCCTTTACGTGTATGGACAGTGAATGAAGATACAGACATCAACCGTTGCTTTGAACTAAACATTGAAGCTATTTTTACGGATTATCCGCAAAAGGCGTTACAATTAAAGGAGAATTATGAGCGATAA
- the miaA gene encoding tRNA (adenosine(37)-N6)-dimethylallyltransferase MiaA: protein MSDKLPKIMIIVGPTAVGKTALSIELAKHFNGEIINGDSLQVYKEFDIGTAKVTEEEKEGIPHHLLDICEWDEPFTASDFKEKAEAAIAEITSRGRLPIIVGGTGLYIEGLLYGFHYSGEGSNDPDYRLLKEQELEEKGSEVLWNELNAVDPEAATKISVNNPRRVIRALEVIHATGKKFSSLEIQKTPHYDAFIIGLNTDRALLYERINLRVELMSQAGLEEEARELYEKSKGLDIQSISGIGYKEWIPYFEGEQSREAIISTIQQNSRRYAKRQLTWFRNRLPQIRWVNLLENPKEKEELLEELTAFVEEG from the coding sequence ATGAGCGATAAGCTACCAAAAATTATGATTATCGTGGGTCCAACCGCGGTAGGGAAAACAGCTCTCAGTATTGAACTAGCCAAACACTTCAATGGGGAAATCATTAATGGAGATTCGCTTCAAGTTTATAAGGAGTTTGATATTGGGACTGCAAAAGTTACTGAGGAAGAAAAAGAAGGTATTCCTCACCACCTATTAGATATTTGTGAGTGGGATGAACCTTTTACAGCAAGCGACTTTAAAGAAAAGGCAGAAGCAGCTATTGCAGAAATTACGAGTCGTGGGAGGCTACCGATTATCGTCGGTGGTACAGGACTCTATATCGAAGGTCTATTATATGGATTCCATTATAGTGGCGAAGGTTCGAATGATCCGGACTATCGTTTATTAAAAGAACAAGAACTGGAAGAAAAAGGTTCTGAGGTTCTTTGGAATGAATTGAATGCAGTAGATCCTGAGGCGGCTACCAAGATTTCGGTGAATAATCCTAGACGCGTGATTCGTGCGCTAGAAGTGATTCATGCAACCGGCAAGAAGTTCTCAAGCCTAGAAATTCAAAAGACGCCGCACTATGATGCGTTTATTATTGGTTTAAATACAGACCGAGCACTACTATATGAGCGCATCAATTTGCGTGTAGAACTGATGTCTCAGGCTGGTCTGGAAGAAGAGGCTAGAGAGTTATATGAAAAATCAAAAGGTCTAGATATCCAATCGATTAGTGGAATTGGATATAAGGAATGGATTCCGTATTTTGAAGGAGAGCAGTCGCGTGAGGCGATTATTTCAACTATTCAACAAAACTCAAGACGATACGCCAAACGTCAATTAACGTGGTTTAGAAATCGACTACCACAAATTCGTTGGGTGAATTTATTAGAGAATCCAAAAGAGAAAGAAGAACTATTAGAAGAGTTAACAGCTTTTGTAGAGGAGGGATAG
- the hflX gene encoding GTPase HflX gives MEQRERVLIVSMQTTQTDEDFAYANQELAQLVDTAMGEVVATVTQKRESISGRTLVGKGKVEEISHLVDELEVDLVVFYQSLTGSMVKNLNESINCRIIDRVQLILDIFAMRARSKEGKLQVQLAQLNYLLPRLSGQREGLSRQGGGIGTRGPGETRLETDRRYIRKQIQDIEEQLEQIKKHRERSREKRKSSNGFQLGLIGYTNAGKSTILNQLTQAGTYQMDQLFATLDPLTRQVDLFPNFEVTLTDTVGFIQDLPTTLIHAFESTLEESADVDLLVHVVDASNTQFSLHEKTVIDLVNDLEMQEILMVTVYNKTDLIEGEFQPNLYPSIQISAVNDADVERLKAFLKEQVKAQMTYYEEWLEVTETKELNQLQQRTLVESLNYVEEKNQYCVKGYRK, from the coding sequence ATGGAACAAAGAGAACGCGTATTAATTGTAAGTATGCAAACAACGCAAACTGATGAGGATTTCGCATATGCGAACCAAGAGCTAGCGCAGTTAGTCGATACAGCGATGGGTGAAGTGGTTGCTACTGTGACACAAAAACGTGAGTCGATTAGTGGACGTACGCTTGTTGGGAAAGGAAAAGTGGAAGAAATCAGCCATCTTGTCGATGAACTAGAAGTGGATCTTGTTGTATTCTATCAATCGCTCACTGGTTCGATGGTGAAAAATCTCAATGAATCGATTAACTGTCGTATTATTGACCGAGTGCAATTGATTTTAGATATTTTTGCAATGCGTGCTCGTTCTAAAGAAGGGAAACTTCAAGTACAGCTTGCGCAATTAAACTACTTGCTTCCTCGTCTTTCAGGACAACGAGAAGGTTTATCTCGTCAAGGTGGGGGAATCGGTACTCGTGGTCCAGGGGAAACTCGCCTAGAAACAGATAGACGTTATATTCGTAAACAAATTCAAGATATTGAAGAACAGCTAGAACAAATCAAGAAACATCGTGAACGTTCACGGGAGAAGAGAAAGAGTTCAAATGGATTCCAGCTTGGATTAATTGGATATACGAATGCTGGGAAGTCAACGATTTTAAATCAATTAACACAGGCAGGAACCTATCAAATGGATCAATTGTTTGCGACTCTTGATCCACTAACAAGACAGGTGGACTTGTTCCCGAATTTTGAAGTGACTTTAACGGATACGGTAGGATTTATCCAAGATCTGCCAACGACATTGATTCATGCTTTTGAATCAACTCTTGAAGAAAGCGCGGATGTCGATTTATTAGTGCATGTAGTGGATGCGTCAAACACACAGTTTTCATTACATGAAAAAACAGTCATCGATTTAGTAAATGACTTAGAAATGCAAGAAATCCTGATGGTAACAGTCTACAATAAGACAGACTTGATTGAGGGAGAATTTCAACCAAACCTTTATCCATCGATTCAAATTTCTGCAGTCAATGATGCAGATGTGGAACGATTGAAAGCATTTTTAAAAGAACAAGTCAAAGCGCAAATGACTTACTATGAAGAATGGTTGGAAGTGACGGAGACGAAGGAGTTGAATCAACTGCAACAACGTACCCTCGTAGAATCATTAAACTATGTCGAAGAAAAGAATCAATATTGTGTCAAAGGCTATCGTAAATAA
- the rnc gene encoding ribonuclease III codes for MKEIKALSKILKEKFDISFNNEALLMEAMTHSSYANEHKEMKGIYNERIEFLGDAVLELTISDWLFRQFPHFQEGQLTKLRAQIVCEDSLSLLAKECSLNEYLLLGKGETLSGGREKPAILCDVFEAFIGALYLDKGVNEVQRFLNLVVIPKIKNGRYELITDFKTELQEYLQQNGPVHIRYELVKEEGPSHDKTFTVQLIVDGKKYKTASGKTKKAAEQMAAKLTMEELTKSSLS; via the coding sequence ATGAAAGAGATAAAAGCACTCTCAAAAATTTTAAAAGAGAAGTTCGATATTTCGTTTAACAACGAGGCATTGCTCATGGAAGCGATGACTCACTCTTCGTATGCTAATGAGCATAAAGAGATGAAGGGAATCTATAACGAGCGTATTGAGTTTCTAGGAGATGCTGTTTTAGAATTAACGATTTCCGATTGGCTCTTTCGACAATTTCCTCACTTCCAAGAAGGGCAATTAACGAAACTACGAGCTCAAATCGTTTGTGAGGATAGCTTATCGTTACTTGCGAAGGAATGTTCTTTGAATGAGTATTTGCTGCTTGGAAAAGGAGAAACGCTGAGTGGCGGTCGTGAGAAACCAGCTATTTTATGTGACGTGTTCGAGGCCTTTATCGGCGCTCTATATCTTGATAAAGGAGTGAACGAGGTTCAACGTTTTCTTAATCTAGTCGTTATTCCTAAAATTAAGAATGGACGATATGAACTAATTACTGATTTCAAAACAGAGTTACAAGAATACTTGCAACAAAATGGTCCGGTACACATCCGTTATGAATTAGTTAAAGAAGAAGGACCTTCGCACGATAAAACATTTACTGTTCAATTAATTGTGGATGGAAAAAAATACAAGACCGCCAGCGGCAAGACGAAGAAAGCAGCCGAGCAAATGGCCGCAAAATTGACTATGGAAGAACTAACAAAGAGTTCACTTTCATAG